In the genome of Podospora pseudocomata strain CBS 415.72m chromosome 2 map unlocalized CBS415.72m_2.2, whole genome shotgun sequence, one region contains:
- a CDS encoding uncharacterized protein (EggNog:ENOG503P6EY), whose product MKTLSAAIILALSAFAAAQELAPSPTESVGCEPHGDHWHCDGPRETAPATTATPVIITASEVVAVPATTTAAAHDDDHDHEQDHDHDDEDHDHEDEEDHDHDDHSAGVLPPSPTASIGCEPHGDHWHCDGPAPTTIATVTTSGVASGTGAPVITSTGPVVTAGAAAVHGGVGAAAGVLGLVGFMIAGI is encoded by the exons ATGAAGACACTCTCtgccgccatcatcctcgccctcagcGCCTTTGCGGCAGCCCAGGAGTTGGCACCTTCGCCTACCGAGTCTGTCGGGTGTGAGCCTCATGGTGATCACTG GCATTGCGATGGACCCCGCGAGACCGCCCCCGCAACCACTGCGACTCCGGTGATCATCACCGCTTCCGAGGTCGTTGCTGttcctgccaccaccacggctgcCGCCCATGATGACGACCATGACCACGAACAGGACCATGAtcatgatgacgaggatcATGATCatgaggacgaagaggaccACGACCATGACGACCACAGCGCCGGTGTCCTGCCTCCTAGCCCAACCGCTTCCATCGGGTGCGAACCTCATGGCGACCACTGGCACTGCGATGGACCTGCTCCCACCACTATCGCTACCGTCACGACCAGCGGTGTCGCTTCTGGAACTGGCGCTCCTGTCATCACAAGCACTGGTCCTGTTGTCACTGCCGGTGCTGCGGCTGTTCATGGGGGTGTCGGCGCCGCTGCCGGCGTGTTGGGCTTGGTTGGCTTTATGATAGCTGGGATTTGA
- a CDS encoding uncharacterized protein (EggNog:ENOG503P55A), which translates to MRQTGDQNDESTLRSWIRCRVGGGLAPGCHPSPYWPSMLVSAILPLSRFQKTNTTFRTRTRTQLGIEATITNYPEFVSSMDQHWSTSGVPFSGTERVIVYTSLETFDGGSFTGYYTYDINALRSAGYTITTSTQVSVSCYPTATSSAVGECEPHGDHWHCPPGVSEPITPPSPQPHTTHSAPSSGECEAHDDHWHCPPGVTEPTTPPAPSSTPVPTTPGSDECEAHGDHLHCHDGVPEPTTPPPVITPTPTSFSSVTASTSFTRTASDAPVVTAGADAKTRVGSHFLVLAAGVPFVFGMM; encoded by the coding sequence ATGAGACAGACTGGTGATCAAAATGATGAAAGCACTCTTCGCTCTTGGATTCGTTGTCGAGTTGGTGGCGGCCTTGCCCCAGGTTGTCACCCCAGCCCCTACTGGCCAAGCATGCTCGTAAGTGCCATCCTTCCGCTTTCGAGATTCCAGAAAACCAACACGACGTTCAGGACGAGAACCCGTACCCAGCTTGGAATTGAAGCGACCATCACCAATTACCCCGAATTCGTCTCGTCAATGGACCAGCATTGGTCGACCTCAGGAGTTCCGTTCTCAGGGACAGAACGTGTGATTGTCTACACGTCTCTTGAAACATTCGACGGTGGCAGCTTCACAGGCTACTACACGTACGACATCAATGCCTTGCGCAGCGCGGGATATACCATCACAACCAGCACCCAGGTGTCTGTATCATGCTATCCCACAGCGACCAGCTCGGCGGTTGGTGAATGCGAGCCGCATGGTGATCACTGGCACTGTCCCCCAGGAGTATCAGAGCCAATTACGCCTCCTTCCCCGCAGCCCCATACTACTCACTCGGCTCCTAGCTCCGGGGAGTGTGAGGCTCACGATGACCACTGGCACTGCCCTCCAGGAGTTACAGAGCCTACTACCCCCCCagctccatcatcaactcctgtccccaccacccctggCTCGGACGAGTGCGAAGCGCACGGTGATCATTTGCATTGTCATGATGGCGTGCCAGAGCCAACGACGCCCCCACCCGTCATAACTCCTACGCCGACATCGTTCAGCTCAGTGACAGCATCGACCTCATTCACTCGCACAGCATCCGACGCGCCTGTCGTTACGGCTGGTGCAGACGCCAAGACCAGAGTCGGGAGTCACTTTTTAGTATTAGCTGCAGGGGTACCGTTTGTATTTGGGATGATGTGA